A section of the Candidatus Cloacimonadota bacterium genome encodes:
- a CDS encoding HAD family hydrolase has product MLTARFSGAVFLDRDGTINKDSGYITHPEDFNIFPFAGEAIKILNDLGFLTLIVTNQSGIARGFYTFNDLGKIHTKMLSQLAEHEAKIDKIYISPYFHEGTVEPYNVSHIDRKPNLGLFYQAQKDYEFSVQKSFMIGDRYTDIEFGKRAGLTTILVLTGDGESDFLTNRHNWIYKPDYIVKNLLVAAKLIKKLNS; this is encoded by the coding sequence GTGTTAACTGCAAGATTCTCTGGCGCAGTCTTTCTTGACCGTGATGGGACGATCAATAAGGACAGTGGATATATAACTCATCCGGAGGATTTTAATATCTTTCCTTTTGCAGGTGAAGCAATAAAGATCTTAAATGACCTGGGATTTTTAACCCTTATCGTCACCAATCAATCGGGAATTGCTCGAGGATTTTATACTTTTAATGACTTAGGAAAAATACATACAAAGATGCTGTCTCAATTAGCAGAACATGAAGCAAAAATCGACAAGATATATATCTCCCCCTATTTTCATGAGGGAACAGTAGAGCCGTACAATGTATCTCACATAGACAGAAAACCGAATCTTGGTCTTTTTTATCAGGCACAGAAAGATTATGAATTCTCAGTGCAAAAATCTTTTATGATCGGAGATCGCTATACCGATATTGAGTTTGGGAAAAGAGCCGGACTGACTACGATTCTTGTCTTGACCGGTGATGGAGAGAGTGATTTTTTAACTAATCGCCATAATTGGATATATAAACCAGATTATATAGTCAAGAACCTTTTAGTGGCTGCAAAATTGATCAAAAAACTTAATAGTTAG